The following DNA comes from Streptomyces sp. NBC_00273.
GCTGGTCGGAGGTGGCCCACTGGTGGCGGGACGCCCCGCAGGAGCTGCGCGGCCGCTACGGCTTCCTGGACGACCTGGTCCCGCCGGGCGGGACCCCGGCGGCCCGGCGCAGGGCCGTACCGACGATCGGCTTCCGGCACTCGGTCTAGGCCGTCTCTTTCGGATCTTGCCCCACCCGCGACGCCCGGCAGCGCACCTGATCCCCCAGACTCCGTCCGGGGGGACCCCCAAGTTGTCGGAGCGCCCGAGTGCGTCCAGTACCCGGGCGCCCCCTCCGCCTCGCCGTGCTTCCCCTCGGCCCTGGCGGGCCTGGGGAGACCCCGTGGCACCGGACGGCGCGGGCTTGACCGGCGGGATCCGAAAGAGGCGACCCGGCGGCGCGAACGAGCGGTAAAACCCCTCGGGGAAGCCGCGGCGGAGACGTAGGCTTGGTACTCCGGAGGTCGTCGATCGGCGCGGCCCCTCAGCGGGAGGTATGCGCAGGCCACAGTGCCGGCCCATGACTCAGACACCGACAGCCCACATCCCCGCGCCGGGGCAGGCGCGAGCCCACTTCACCGTTCCGGCCACGCACCCGATGGTGACCGTGCTCGGCTCGGGTGACGCCCTGTTGCGCGTGATCGAGAAGGCCTTCCCGAAGGCCGACATCCATGTTCGGGGCAATCAGGTCAGCGCGATCGGTGCAGCGGCGGAAGTCGCCCTGATCCAGCGACTTTTCGACGAGATGATGCTGGTGCTCCGCACCGGGCAGTCGATGACGGAGGACGCAGTGGAACGCTCGATCGCCATGCTCAAGGCGAGCGGCAACGGCAACGGCGACGGGCCTGCCGAGACGCCCGCGGAGGTGCTCACCCAGAACATCCTCTCCAGCCGCGGCCGCACCATCCGACCCAAGACCCTCAACCAGAAGCGGTACGTCGACGCGATCGACAAGAACACGATCGTCTTCGGCATCGGCCCCGCCGGTACCGGCAAGACCTACCTCGCCATGGCCAAGGCCGTCCAGGCCCTGCAGTCCAAGCAGGTCAGCCGGATCATCCTGACCCGGCCCGCCGTCGAGGCGGGGGAGCGGCTCGGTTTCCTGCCGGGCACGCTCTTCGACAAGATCGACCCGTACCTGCGACCGCTCTACGACGCGCTGCACGACATGATCGACCCCGACTCGATCCCGCGGCTGATGGCGGCGGGCACGATCGAGGTGGCCCCCCTGGCGTACATGCGCGGACGCACGCTCAATGATGCGTTCGTCGTCCTCGACGAGGCGCAGAACACGACCGCCGAGCAGATGAAGATGTTCCTGACCCGGCTCGGGTTCGACTCGAAGATCGTCGTCACCGGTGACGTCACCCAGATCGACCTGCCGGGTGGCGCCAAGAGCGGTCTGCGCCAGGTCCAGGAGATCCTCGAAGGGCTCCCGGACATCCACTTCTCGCGGCTCACGTCCGAGGATGTCGTCCGGCACAAGCTGGTCGGCCGTATCGTCGACGCGTACGAGAAGTACGACGACGGCCAGCAGGCCTCGAACGGCCACCAGCGGAAGTAGAACTCAGCGCACCATGTCGATCGACGTCAACAACGAGTCCGGAACCGAGGTCGACGAGCAGGCGATCCTCGACATCGCCCGCTACGCGCTCACCCGGATGCGGATCCACCCGCTCTCCGAGCTCTCCGTCATCGTCATCGACGAGGACGCCATGGAGCAGCTCCACATCCAGTGGATGGATCTGCCCGGTCCGACCGACGTCATGTCCTTCCCGATGGACGAGCTCCGTCCGCCGACCAAGGACGACGAGGAGCCCCCGCAGGGGCTCCTCGGCGACATCGTGCTCTGCCCCGAGGTCGCCAAGAGGCAGGGCGAGGAAGCCCCGACGCAGCACTCCATGGACGAGGAGCTCCAGCTCCTGACCGTCCACGGAGTGCTGCACCTGCTCGGCTACGACCACGAGGAGCCGGACGAGAAGGCCGAGATGTTCGGCCTCCAGGCGGCCATCGTCGACGGCTGGCGCGGTGAGCGCGGCATCACCGGTCCGTCCCCGGCTCCGACCGTCTCGTGAACGCCCCCCAGCTGATCACCGGGGCGGTGCTGCTGGTGGTGGTGGCCTGGTTCGCGGCCTGCGCCGAGTCCGGCATCGCCCGCATCTCCAGCTTCCGGGCCGAGCAGGCCGTGCGGGAGGGCCGGCGCGGGAGCGAGAAGCTGGCCCAGGTCGCCGGCGACCCCACCCGCTACCTCAACGTGGCCCTGCTCGTCCGGGTCACGTGCGAGATGGCGGCCGGGGTGCTCGTCACCTACGTCTGCCTCGACGAGTTCGGCGAGAACTGGACCGCGCTGCTCGTGGCCATCGCCGTCATGGTGCTCGTCTCCTTCGTCGCCGTGGGCGTCTCCCCGCGCACGATCGGCCGCCAGCACCCGCTGAACACGGCGACCGCGGCCGCGTACGTCCTCGTACCGCTGGCCCGGATCATGGGGCCGATCCCGCAGCTGCTGATCCTCATCGGAAACGCGCTCACGCCCGGGAAGGGCTTCCGCAAGGGGCCCTTCGCCTCCGAGGCCGAGCTGCGCGCGATGGTGGACCTCGCGGAGAAGGAATCGCTGATCGAAGACGACGAGCGCCGCATGGTGCACCAGGTCTTCGAGCTCGGCGACACGCTGGTGCGCGAGGTGATGGTGCCGCGCACCGACCTCGTCTGCATCGAGCGGTACAAGACGGTCCGTCAGGCGACCACGCTCGCGCTGCGGTCCGGCTTCTCCCGCATCCCGGTGACCGGGGAGAACGAGGACGACATAGTCGGGATCGTCTACCTGAAGGACCTCGTCCGCAAGACGCACATCAGCCGGGAGGCCGAGGCCGACCTGGTCTCGACCGCGATGCGGGCGGCCGTCTTCGTACCGGACACCAAGAACGCGGGCGATCTGCTGCGCGAGATGCAGCAGGTGCGCAACCACGTGGCCGTCGTCATCGACGAGTACGGCGGCACGGCCGGCATCGTCACCATCGAGGACATCCTCGAAGAGATCGTCGGAGAGATCACCGACGAGTACGACCGGGAGCTCCCGCCGGTCGAGGACCTCGGCGAGGACCGCTACCGGGTCACCGCGCGGCTGGACATCACCGACCTCGGTGAGCTGTTCAAGGTCGAGGCCTTCGACGACGAGGACGTGGAGACGGTCGGCGGACTGCTGGCGAAGGCGCTGGGGCGGGTGCCGATCGCGGGTGCCTCCTCGGTGGTGGAACTGCCCGACGGGCGTCCGTTGCGGCTGACCGCCGAATCCCCGGCGGGTCGACGGAACAAGATCGTGACGGTCCTGGTGGAACCGGTGGCCGCGGCGGAGGCCGCGGGGGAGGAGGGGGAATGACCCCGGAGCAACTGCGCGCGTTCTGCCTGGGCTTCAACGCGGCGGTGGAGGAGTTCCCCTTCACCCCGGAGACCTCGGTGTTCAAGGTGCTGGGCAAGGTGTTCGCGCTGTCGGCGCTGGACGCGGACCCGCTCAAGGTCAACCTCAAGTGCGACCCGGAGCTGGCGGTGCGGCTGCGCGAGGAGCACGAGGCGATCGTGCCGGGCTACCACATGAACAAGCGGCACTGGAACACGGTGACCGTGGGCGGACCGGGCGGCCTGCCCGAGCGGCTGGTGCGGGAGCTGGTGGAGGACTCGTACGACCTGGTGGTCGCGGGTCTGCCGAAGGCGGAGCGGCTGCGGCTGGACCGGCCGTAGCGGTGCCCCCGCCCCGGAGGCGGGGTGGTCGTGCGGGGGCGCGGGGCGGCTCCCTATGCTTTCGCCCATGACCGACAGCACCGGGATCGACCCCGAGGACAGCAAGATCATCACGCTGGCGCGCAGCGCCCGGGCCCGCAACGGGGTGCCCGAGGGGGCGGCGGTGCGGGACGAGACGGGCCGCACGTACGTCGCCGGGACGGTGGAGCTCGACTCCCTGAAGCTGAGCGCGCTGCAGACCGCGGTCGCGATGGCGGTGGCGAGCGGTGCGCGGTCCTTGGAGGCCGCGGCCGTCGTCAGCACGGCCGACGCCCCGGCCGAGGCCGATCGCGCGGCCGTCCGTGACCTCGGTGGTCCGGACACCCCGGTCCTGCTGGCGGCCCCGGACGGCAGCCTGAAGTCCAGCACCCCGGCCGGCCCCTAGGTCCTGTCGTCAAAGTGGCGTCGCGGGCCCGACGGGACTTTGACGACAGGGCCTAGCCTCCCGGCGGGGTGGCCGACGAACCCTCCGCGCCAGGGCGCTCCCGGCCGCGCCGGCGGCGCCACACGCCCGTTCAGCTCCGGCCGGGGCCACCATTCAGCCTCCGCCACGCCAGCCTCGCCGGCGTTTGAGTAGGGGGAGGGTCCGGGCGGAGCCCGGTGCCCGGCGGAGCCGGGTTTCCCGGGGCGCCGCCCCAGACCCCGCGCCTCAAACGCCGGCGGGGCTGAAATCGGCTCGGGCGAGTTACTGGGCCGGGAGCGGGCGGGCCGTCGGGGGCTTGCGGCGGAGGGTCATCGCCATCAGGGCGGCCATCGCGCACAGCGCGCCCGAGGCGTACCAGACGGTGTCGTACGAGCCGGTGAGGTCGCGGGTCAGGCCGCCCAGGAAGGCCACCGCCGCCGCGCCGATCTGGTGCGAGGCCAGGACCCAGCCGAAGACGATCGCCCCGTCGTCCCCGTAGTGCTCGCGGCACAGGGCGATCGTGGGCGGGACGGTCGCGACCCAGTCCAGGCCGTAGAAGACGATGAAGAAGAGCAGCGGCGGCTGCACCGACGGTGCCAGCAGCATCGGCAGGAAGAGCAGCGAGATCCCGCGCAGGGCGTAGTAGACGGCCAGCAGGCGCCGCGAGTCGAAGCGGTCCGTGAACCACCCCGAGGCCACCGTGCCGATCACGTCGAACACGCCGATCACCGCCAGCAGCCCCGCCGCAGCCGTCACCGGCATGCCGTGGTCGTGGGCGGCGGGCACGAAGTGGGTTTTGACCAGGCCGTTGGTCGAGGCCCCGCAGATCGCGAAGGTGCCCGCCAGTAGCCAGAACGGGCCGGTGCGGGCCGCGTCGAAGAGCACCCGCAGCGCGCGCCGGGCAGCGCCCGGGACCGGGGCCGGCTTCTGCGCGTACGTGCCGCCGTACGGCGCGAGTCCCACGTCCGCCGGGTGGTCGCGCATCAGCAGCCACACGAAGGGGACGACGGCCAGGGCGGCCAGGGAGACCGTCACCGTCGCCGGGCGCCAGCCGTGGTGCTCGACCAGCCAGGCCAGCAGAGGCAGGAAGACCAGCTGGCCGGAGGCCCCGGCCGCGGTCAGGATGCCCGTGACCAGCCCGCGCCGGGCGGTGAACCAGCGGTTCGTCACCGTCGCCGCGAAGGCCAGGGCCATGGAGCCGCTGCCCAGCCCCACGAGGACGCCCCAGAACAGCACGAGCTGCCAGGCCGCGGTCATCCACACCGTGGCCAGCGAGCCCGAGGCGATGACGAGCAGGGCCAGGGCCACGACCCGGCGGATGCCGAAACGGTCCATCAGGGCCGCGGCGAAGGGGGCGGTGAGCCCGTACAGCGCGAGGTTGACGGAGACGGCGAGGCCGATGGTCCCGCGCGACCAGTCGAACGAGTGGTAAGAATCTGGGGCACTACTGAGGAGGGCAGCCGGATGGAACTCACCTGGTCGAAGGTCAAGGCGGGCGAGTACATGGCCACCAACAAGAGCGGGCAGACCGCAGCCACGGCGCGCAAGGACGGGCGCGTCTGGCACGTCGAGGTGGCCAACGACAACAGCGTCCGACAGGTGGGCACGTACAAGCTGGCTCGTACGGTCGTGGCCCGAGTGCTGGAAGACCAGCGCTGGGAGCAGATCCGGGCGGAGAACCTGACCGAGGGGGACACCCTCCGTTTCGTTGACGGAGAGGGCACCGTGACCGGCGTCGAGCGAGTCGGCAACAGCCTGTCTCAGCTCCGGGTCTCGTACGCGATGAACGACGGTAAGCGGTACTCGGCGACGTTCTACCCCGGTAGCCGTTTCGAGCGTCTGCGCGAGCCTGAGCCCGTGATCCGGTGCATCGATGAGCAGGGCGCACAAGAGCTCGCCGAGTGGGAGGCAGACGACCCGCGCGAGAAGCAGAACGGCTCGCTCCTGGCGCACAGCCCCGACCCTGCCCACTACGTGCCGCGCCGCCGGACGTGCCGCAAGGGCTACGACAACGCCTTCCGTGGGCCTCGCCGCGCCGTCGATGGCGGGCGCCTGTAGTGCACGTCACGGAGGGGTCGGTTACGGCTGGCCCCTCCTCTCCCCCATCATCGAACACAGATCAAGCAGGAGAGAGACCCGGTGAACGTCACCATCTACGTACGACTCAGCCTCGATCAACGCGGCGACGAGTTGGGTGTTCAGCGACAGGCGGACGAGTGCCGAGCGTTCGCGGAGTCGCGAGGGTGGACGGTGCGGGAGGTCATCGCAGACAACGACATCAGCGCCACCTCGGGCAAGGTGCGACCGGGGTTCGAGCGGCTGTTGGCATCCAAGCCTGAAGCGATCCTCTGTTGGCACACTGACCGGCTCATCCGCAAGACCGAGGATCTTGAACGCGTCATCGACCTGAGCGTGAACGTTCACGCCATCCATGCCGGACACCTTGACCTGTCGACCCCTGCTGGTAGGGCCACGGCCCGCACGGTCACGGCATGGGCGACGTACGAGGGCGAGCAGAAGGCGCTACGACAGAAGGCGAGCAACCTTCAGGCGGCGAAGAACGGCACACCCCACAAGGCAGGCATCCGCCCCTTTGGGTACGCCGACGACTACGTGACCGTGGTCGAGGACGAGGCGGAAGCGATCCGTAAGGGCGCTGCGATGATCCTTCAGGGCGAGACTTTGGCGGCCGTCGCTCGCCACTGGACTGGCCTTGGTCTCCTCGCTCCCCGTTCGTCGTCCGGCAAGGCGAAGAGCGGGGCGGAGGGGTGGGGAGTCGGGGGAGTGAAGAAGGTGCTCATCTCCCCTCGGTACATCGCTCAGGCCACTTACCTGGGCGAAGTGGTGGGCGAGGGTCAGTGGCCCGCGATCCTGGACGAGGCGTCTCACTACGCCCTCGTATCGGCACTGACGAACCCGAAGCGGTTCACGGGCGGCGCCCGTACCGGCTCGGCCCCTCAGACCCTCCTCGCCGGTCTGGCTGCCTGCTCGAAGTGCGGGGAGACCGTACGGGGCGGCATGTACCGAGGAACCCCGGTCTACCGGTGCGGGCAGAAGCATGTGCGGGTACCGCGAGAGCTGGCCGACAAGCGAGCCGGTAACGCCGTCCTCGCTCGGCTCGCCTTCCCCGACTTCCTGCCCTCGGTCCTCGCCGCTCGACAGGAGCAGGGCGACGACTCAGCCCACCTTCACCAGGAAGCGCAGACCCTGCGGGAACGGCTCGATGGATTGGCCGTGGCCTACGCCTCGGGCGCCATCACCCTGTCGCAGATGACGGCCGGTACCGAGGCGATCCGGGCCCGACTGGACGGCATCGACGAGAAGCTGTCTGGCATCCCTGGACTGCCGCCGATCGATCCTGTGAGGGGGATTGCTCACCTGATTCAGGACTGGCCGAACACTCCTCTCCCAGTCCGTCGAGCCTGGGTCAAGTTCGTCACCACGATCACGATGCACCCGAACGGCTTCAGAAAGGCGGCGAAGATGACCGTGGACGACTACATGACCGTGGAGTGGAACCACGTGGCCGACGACGAGGAGTGACCGCCGGCTGAACTCTCCGCACTCATCTACTCGACCCCGCCGGAGCCCTTTCCTGGGCATCTGGCGGGGTCTGTGCGTTCATGTAGCCACACGGCACAGCGCCCGAGTCAGCCACGGGGGAAGCGATCGGCAGAGCCTCTCAACCGGCACGCCTCGGCCCTGTCGCCGTGGGCGCTACTCGGCTCGCCGGACGAGAGCGAACGACGTGCACAGGCGCCGGAATTTTGTGTGTCCCGTCCGGCCGGTGTGGCTCATGCACTCGACGTCGACTGCC
Coding sequences within:
- a CDS encoding cytidine deaminase, translating into MTDSTGIDPEDSKIITLARSARARNGVPEGAAVRDETGRTYVAGTVELDSLKLSALQTAVAMAVASGARSLEAAAVVSTADAPAEADRAAVRDLGGPDTPVLLAAPDGSLKSSTPAGP
- a CDS encoding MmcQ/YjbR family DNA-binding protein, coding for MTPEQLRAFCLGFNAAVEEFPFTPETSVFKVLGKVFALSALDADPLKVNLKCDPELAVRLREEHEAIVPGYHMNKRHWNTVTVGGPGGLPERLVRELVEDSYDLVVAGLPKAERLRLDRP
- a CDS encoding recombinase family protein; the protein is MNVTIYVRLSLDQRGDELGVQRQADECRAFAESRGWTVREVIADNDISATSGKVRPGFERLLASKPEAILCWHTDRLIRKTEDLERVIDLSVNVHAIHAGHLDLSTPAGRATARTVTAWATYEGEQKALRQKASNLQAAKNGTPHKAGIRPFGYADDYVTVVEDEAEAIRKGAAMILQGETLAAVARHWTGLGLLAPRSSSGKAKSGAEGWGVGGVKKVLISPRYIAQATYLGEVVGEGQWPAILDEASHYALVSALTNPKRFTGGARTGSAPQTLLAGLAACSKCGETVRGGMYRGTPVYRCGQKHVRVPRELADKRAGNAVLARLAFPDFLPSVLAARQEQGDDSAHLHQEAQTLRERLDGLAVAYASGAITLSQMTAGTEAIRARLDGIDEKLSGIPGLPPIDPVRGIAHLIQDWPNTPLPVRRAWVKFVTTITMHPNGFRKAAKMTVDDYMTVEWNHVADDEE
- a CDS encoding hemolysin family protein; amino-acid sequence: MNAPQLITGAVLLVVVAWFAACAESGIARISSFRAEQAVREGRRGSEKLAQVAGDPTRYLNVALLVRVTCEMAAGVLVTYVCLDEFGENWTALLVAIAVMVLVSFVAVGVSPRTIGRQHPLNTATAAAYVLVPLARIMGPIPQLLILIGNALTPGKGFRKGPFASEAELRAMVDLAEKESLIEDDERRMVHQVFELGDTLVREVMVPRTDLVCIERYKTVRQATTLALRSGFSRIPVTGENEDDIVGIVYLKDLVRKTHISREAEADLVSTAMRAAVFVPDTKNAGDLLREMQQVRNHVAVVIDEYGGTAGIVTIEDILEEIVGEITDEYDRELPPVEDLGEDRYRVTARLDITDLGELFKVEAFDDEDVETVGGLLAKALGRVPIAGASSVVELPDGRPLRLTAESPAGRRNKIVTVLVEPVAAAEAAGEEGE
- a CDS encoding PhoH family protein, which codes for MTQTPTAHIPAPGQARAHFTVPATHPMVTVLGSGDALLRVIEKAFPKADIHVRGNQVSAIGAAAEVALIQRLFDEMMLVLRTGQSMTEDAVERSIAMLKASGNGNGDGPAETPAEVLTQNILSSRGRTIRPKTLNQKRYVDAIDKNTIVFGIGPAGTGKTYLAMAKAVQALQSKQVSRIILTRPAVEAGERLGFLPGTLFDKIDPYLRPLYDALHDMIDPDSIPRLMAAGTIEVAPLAYMRGRTLNDAFVVLDEAQNTTAEQMKMFLTRLGFDSKIVVTGDVTQIDLPGGAKSGLRQVQEILEGLPDIHFSRLTSEDVVRHKLVGRIVDAYEKYDDGQQASNGHQRK
- the ybeY gene encoding rRNA maturation RNase YbeY — its product is MSIDVNNESGTEVDEQAILDIARYALTRMRIHPLSELSVIVIDEDAMEQLHIQWMDLPGPTDVMSFPMDELRPPTKDDEEPPQGLLGDIVLCPEVAKRQGEEAPTQHSMDEELQLLTVHGVLHLLGYDHEEPDEKAEMFGLQAAIVDGWRGERGITGPSPAPTVS